A genomic segment from Demetria terragena DSM 11295 encodes:
- a CDS encoding molybdopterin-dependent oxidoreductase, giving the protein MVERLRERVQRAMEAAPLPHEGRFTSRLHSPAVAARIGVWLGVCFLLTFVTGWLSHEAQNPETWVPFPTQPAWLYQVTQGVHVVVGTASIPLLLLKLWTVYPKLFAPIPTRARRLLIVGIERASIAALVASSIFQVVTGVMNAAQWYPWEFSFRATHYALGWVAIGSLGIHIAVKLPVIRRALGADIDAVQDDHPAATRPSTLSRRGLVNSALLASGIAMLTTAGSTVPFLRRVSVFAVRSGEGPQGIPINRSARAAGVLETARADSYELTVVNGDTRRTFSRADLEELPQRTHDLPIACVEGWSATGSWSGVVLRDLLELVGAPMGRDVRVVSLQTRGSFGRTILPHQFVDEPQTLIALSLNGSELSIDHGFPCRLIAPNRPGVLQTKWITRLEVL; this is encoded by the coding sequence ATGGTCGAGCGGCTCCGAGAGCGGGTGCAACGAGCGATGGAAGCGGCCCCTTTGCCGCATGAGGGCCGCTTCACCTCACGGCTGCATAGCCCGGCCGTCGCCGCACGCATCGGCGTGTGGCTCGGCGTGTGTTTTCTGCTGACCTTTGTCACCGGGTGGCTTAGCCATGAGGCACAGAATCCCGAGACGTGGGTACCGTTCCCCACTCAACCTGCCTGGCTCTACCAAGTGACGCAGGGTGTGCACGTCGTCGTCGGAACAGCCTCGATTCCCTTGCTGCTCCTCAAATTGTGGACGGTCTACCCCAAACTCTTTGCACCCATACCGACGCGTGCCCGCCGACTTCTCATCGTGGGGATCGAACGGGCGTCGATCGCGGCATTGGTGGCCAGTTCCATCTTCCAGGTGGTCACCGGCGTGATGAATGCCGCGCAGTGGTACCCCTGGGAGTTCAGTTTCCGCGCCACGCACTACGCCTTGGGCTGGGTAGCAATCGGGTCTTTGGGAATTCACATCGCCGTCAAGTTGCCCGTGATCAGACGCGCTCTGGGCGCCGACATCGACGCGGTCCAGGACGACCACCCGGCAGCGACCCGTCCCAGCACTCTGAGCCGCCGCGGGTTGGTGAATAGCGCGCTCCTCGCGTCGGGTATCGCCATGCTGACCACAGCCGGAAGTACGGTGCCGTTCCTGCGGCGAGTGTCGGTCTTTGCGGTGCGTTCAGGGGAGGGCCCGCAAGGAATACCGATCAACCGATCGGCCCGCGCCGCAGGCGTACTCGAGACGGCCCGGGCCGACTCCTATGAACTGACCGTGGTCAACGGCGACACGCGTCGGACCTTCAGCAGAGCCGATCTGGAGGAATTGCCCCAACGCACCCATGACCTTCCGATCGCATGCGTTGAAGGATGGAGTGCCACCGGGTCATGGAGCGGCGTCGTGCTTCGGGACTTGCTGGAGCTGGTTGGTGCCCCGATGGGTCGGGACGTTCGGGTCGTCTCCTTGCAAACTCGCGGTTCGTTCGGACGAACGATTCTCCCGCATCAGTTCGTGGACGAGCCCCAGACCTTGATTGCGCTGAGCCTCAACGGATCTGAGCTCTCTATTGATCACGGCTTTCCATGTCGGCTGATTGCTCCCAACCGTCCGGGAGTCCTTCAAACCAAGTGGATCACTCGACTGGAGGTGCTGTGA
- a CDS encoding response regulator transcription factor has product MSRLARVLVVDDDLTVREVVVSYLKVAGHEVHEAADGEDALRAVRQYRFDVVVLDLMLPGVDGFEVCRRLRAMGGVPVIMLTALGDETHRVDGLEAGADDYVTKPFSPRELVLRVAALIRRAGERSAPAHGVVTDGDLSIDAERHRATLAGTPLNLTGREYDLLQFLVAHPDIAYSRDDLLQEVWGWSFGDQSTVTVHVRRLREKVEREPQSPTRLVTVWGVGYRWVPAS; this is encoded by the coding sequence GTGAGCAGGTTGGCACGGGTTCTGGTCGTCGATGATGACCTCACCGTTCGGGAAGTCGTGGTGTCCTATCTCAAGGTGGCTGGCCATGAGGTCCACGAGGCGGCCGATGGCGAAGACGCGCTGCGTGCCGTTCGCCAATACCGGTTCGATGTGGTTGTCCTCGACTTGATGCTGCCCGGGGTGGACGGGTTCGAGGTATGCCGGCGGCTGCGCGCCATGGGTGGCGTGCCCGTCATCATGCTCACGGCGCTCGGAGATGAGACCCACCGCGTCGATGGGCTGGAGGCTGGCGCTGATGACTACGTCACCAAGCCGTTTAGCCCGCGGGAGCTTGTCCTTCGTGTGGCGGCCCTGATTCGGCGTGCGGGCGAGCGCTCGGCTCCCGCTCACGGAGTGGTCACTGACGGTGATCTTTCGATCGACGCCGAGCGGCATCGGGCCACGCTCGCCGGAACACCACTCAATCTCACCGGCCGCGAGTACGACCTCTTGCAGTTTCTCGTAGCGCACCCGGACATCGCCTATTCCCGGGACGACTTGCTCCAGGAGGTCTGGGGTTGGAGTTTCGGGGACCAATCGACGGTGACCGTGCACGTACGCCGGCTTCGGGAGAAAGTTGAGCGCGAGCCTCAGTCACCCACCAGACTGGTCACCGTCTGGGGCGTGGGCTACCGCTGGGTGCCCGCATCATGA
- a CDS encoding sensor histidine kinase: protein MSDQLQIALLAGGWSIVVALIGLSLLWWGRRRSLRVLVPGVVVVAVAAALAGVYGAARAMFVSPHDFTVMAWVLCIAGVITCLCAAVVGWAFSRWSRSLQQAVGSFAETGQFEALRDMPAELDGISRELASASIRLGLAREREERLEGSRRELISWVSHDLRSPLAGIRAMAESLEDGIAEDPDRYHRQIRAEVDRLALMVDDLFELSRINAGSFHVNREPVSLSDLVSEALASAEPMARTRGVGIDGVVDDGLQLQADPGGISRVLSNLVTNAIRHTEVGGAVHIHATSRDSSIELSVADGCGGMPDHELERVFDMAWQRSRARTPTQATAFSSGAGLGLAIVRGIIDAHGGTISVTNAPPGCRFLVRLPG from the coding sequence ATGAGCGATCAACTACAGATCGCGCTCCTCGCGGGCGGCTGGTCGATCGTCGTCGCGTTGATCGGACTCAGCCTGTTGTGGTGGGGACGGCGCCGGTCATTGCGAGTCCTGGTGCCGGGAGTCGTAGTCGTCGCCGTGGCTGCGGCACTCGCGGGCGTCTACGGAGCAGCGCGCGCCATGTTCGTCTCACCGCACGACTTCACGGTGATGGCCTGGGTGCTGTGCATCGCCGGAGTGATCACCTGCCTCTGCGCCGCTGTCGTGGGCTGGGCGTTTTCCAGGTGGTCTCGCTCACTGCAGCAGGCCGTGGGGTCGTTCGCGGAGACCGGTCAATTCGAAGCGCTCAGGGACATGCCAGCCGAGCTGGACGGAATATCGCGCGAACTAGCCTCGGCCAGCATCAGATTGGGTCTTGCCCGCGAGCGCGAAGAACGCCTGGAAGGCTCGCGCCGAGAACTCATCTCCTGGGTATCGCACGACCTGCGTAGTCCACTCGCGGGGATCCGGGCCATGGCCGAATCGCTCGAAGACGGCATTGCAGAAGATCCTGATCGCTATCACCGTCAGATTCGTGCCGAGGTCGACCGGTTGGCGCTTATGGTTGATGACCTCTTTGAACTCTCCCGCATCAACGCCGGCAGTTTTCACGTCAACCGGGAACCGGTATCCCTGAGCGACCTGGTCAGCGAGGCGCTCGCAAGCGCCGAACCGATGGCCAGGACACGTGGGGTAGGCATCGATGGAGTGGTCGACGACGGACTCCAACTCCAGGCAGACCCCGGTGGCATCTCGCGAGTCCTGTCGAACTTGGTCACCAACGCGATCCGCCATACCGAGGTGGGCGGAGCCGTTCATATCCACGCCACCTCCCGCGACAGCAGCATCGAATTGTCCGTTGCCGATGGATGTGGAGGCATGCCCGACCACGAACTCGAGCGGGTATTTGACATGGCCTGGCAACGAAGTCGGGCTCGAACCCCGACCCAGGCGACAGCGTTCAGCAGTGGCGCAGGCCTTGGCTTGGCCATCGTTCGGGGAATCATCGACGCCCACGGCGGCACGATTTCGGTGACGAACGCACCGCCGGGCTGCCGGTTTTTGGTACGTCTGCCAGGCTGA
- a CDS encoding DUF3145 domain-containing protein, with amino-acid sequence MSVAVSHVATRGVVFVHSTPTALCPHVEWALDAVLDSPVRLEWTNQPIAPGLVRGEVSWSGPQGTGARLASALRGWEHLRYEITEDPSPGADGSRWSHTPSLGIHHTWTSANGDGMVAEDRLRSALAASGGNPEAFRGEMAELLGTAWDQELEPFRCAGDGATVRWLHRVS; translated from the coding sequence ATGTCTGTCGCCGTGTCGCACGTCGCCACGCGCGGGGTGGTTTTTGTGCACTCCACCCCGACGGCGTTGTGCCCGCATGTTGAATGGGCGCTAGACGCCGTCCTCGACTCGCCCGTACGCCTGGAGTGGACCAACCAACCCATCGCGCCCGGACTCGTCCGGGGTGAGGTGTCTTGGTCGGGCCCTCAAGGCACGGGCGCGCGCCTGGCTTCTGCTTTGCGGGGCTGGGAACACCTTCGCTATGAGATCACCGAGGATCCCAGTCCCGGTGCCGATGGCAGCCGCTGGTCGCACACGCCCTCGTTGGGTATCCACCACACCTGGACGTCCGCCAACGGCGACGGAATGGTTGCCGAGGACCGCTTGCGATCTGCGCTCGCCGCGAGCGGCGGAAACCCGGAGGCGTTTCGGGGCGAAATGGCCGAGTTGCTGGGCACCGCGTGGGACCAGGAACTCGAGCCCTTCCGTTGCGCTGGCGATGGTGCCACCGTCCGTTGGCTGCACCGCGTGAGTTGA
- a CDS encoding sialate O-acetylesterase encodes MSHINRRTALVSAATGASGLAAIVPVASTQARTHRVPTRRNKFHIFALMGQSNMAGNGELTEDDVRPRKNIVHLPTVTADPNIWRPSVHPLHNRLISDRFGLGLVFAERYVRENPGVTVGLLPLAWGGAGITKLHKGTPTYNDFLSRLAFAQPRGVFKGVLWHQGETDTFTETDTSQYADRLDQLIADIRSDANSPKLPFIVGNLSPRWDGAPQEQAYPGVTSRVPRIRASLRELPTRVPHTGWVSSDSCESFPKDPIHFNRAGLITLGRRYLRAYNKLTD; translated from the coding sequence ATGAGCCATATCAATCGCCGCACGGCCCTTGTTTCGGCGGCTACTGGCGCCAGTGGCCTGGCTGCCATCGTTCCTGTCGCATCCACTCAGGCCAGGACGCACCGCGTTCCCACTCGACGCAACAAATTCCACATCTTCGCGCTGATGGGCCAGTCCAATATGGCCGGGAACGGTGAGCTCACCGAAGACGATGTGCGGCCCCGCAAGAACATCGTGCACCTGCCGACGGTGACCGCCGATCCCAATATCTGGCGGCCCTCCGTGCACCCGCTGCACAACCGACTCATCTCGGATCGGTTCGGGCTGGGCCTGGTCTTCGCCGAGCGATACGTGCGCGAGAACCCGGGCGTCACGGTCGGTCTGCTCCCCTTGGCATGGGGCGGCGCCGGAATCACCAAGCTTCACAAAGGCACGCCGACCTACAACGACTTCCTCTCACGGTTGGCGTTTGCGCAACCTCGAGGCGTCTTCAAGGGCGTGCTGTGGCACCAAGGCGAGACCGACACCTTCACCGAGACCGACACCTCGCAATACGCCGACCGGCTCGACCAACTCATCGCCGACATCCGATCCGACGCAAACTCACCGAAACTGCCGTTCATCGTCGGCAACCTCTCTCCCCGCTGGGACGGCGCCCCGCAAGAGCAGGCGTACCCAGGTGTCACTTCGCGCGTGCCACGCATTCGGGCTTCCCTGCGAGAGCTCCCAACGCGGGTGCCGCACACCGGATGGGTTTCATCGGACTCGTGTGAGTCCTTCCCCAAGGACCCGATCCACTTCAACCGCGCCGGCCTCATCACCTTGGGTCGCCGCTATCTGCGGGCATACAACAAGCTGACCGACTGA
- the fabF gene encoding beta-ketoacyl-ACP synthase II: MSATDRIVVTGIGATTPLGGTAPETWEGLLAGRSGARPLEEDWVEGYGLPVTFAARLATPPTEVLKKVEIRRCDPFTQYALIAAREAWEDAGAPDVEPERFGVAVGTGIGGVHSLLDQYDVLKEKGPRRIYPLTVPMLMPNAAAGFLSLEFGARAGAHSTVSACSSGAESMGYGADLIRKGRADIVIAGGSEAAIHPLPISGFAAAHALSTRNDDPQAASRPWDNGRDGFLLAEGAGIIVLESYEHAMARGAKIYGELASVGMSADAYHITAGEPEGKGAARAMTEAVQLADVSLTDIKHINAHATSTPVGDAAEAAAIRRAFGEHASSIALTGTKSMTGHLLGAAGALETVIAIQTVHHRTIPATINLDERDEQFADLDIVHGEPRALPDGDVAVLNNSFGFGGHNIAVVVKNV; this comes from the coding sequence ATGAGCGCGACAGATCGCATCGTCGTCACAGGCATCGGCGCCACTACCCCGCTGGGCGGCACGGCCCCCGAGACGTGGGAGGGCCTGCTGGCCGGACGATCCGGCGCACGCCCGCTGGAGGAAGACTGGGTCGAGGGCTACGGCCTGCCAGTCACCTTCGCGGCCCGCTTGGCCACTCCGCCGACCGAGGTCCTCAAGAAGGTCGAGATCCGGCGGTGCGACCCGTTCACGCAGTACGCCCTCATCGCCGCCCGCGAGGCGTGGGAAGACGCCGGCGCGCCCGACGTCGAGCCCGAGCGCTTCGGCGTGGCCGTCGGCACGGGGATCGGCGGCGTACACAGCCTGCTCGATCAGTACGACGTGCTGAAGGAAAAGGGCCCGCGTCGCATCTACCCGCTGACGGTGCCGATGCTGATGCCGAACGCCGCAGCAGGCTTCCTCTCCCTAGAGTTCGGTGCCCGTGCGGGTGCTCACTCGACCGTGTCTGCCTGCTCCTCCGGCGCCGAGTCGATGGGCTATGGCGCCGACCTCATCCGCAAGGGTCGCGCTGACATCGTCATCGCCGGTGGCAGCGAAGCCGCGATCCACCCGCTGCCGATCAGCGGCTTCGCCGCGGCACACGCCCTGTCGACGCGTAACGACGACCCGCAGGCCGCCTCACGCCCCTGGGACAACGGTCGTGATGGATTCCTGCTCGCGGAGGGCGCTGGGATCATTGTGCTGGAGTCCTACGAACACGCCATGGCGCGTGGCGCCAAGATCTATGGCGAGCTAGCCAGTGTGGGAATGTCGGCCGACGCCTACCACATCACCGCGGGCGAGCCCGAGGGCAAGGGTGCGGCGCGAGCGATGACCGAGGCAGTCCAACTCGCCGACGTCAGCCTGACCGACATCAAGCACATCAATGCCCACGCGACCTCGACTCCGGTCGGCGACGCGGCTGAAGCCGCCGCGATTCGTCGGGCCTTCGGTGAGCACGCCTCCAGCATCGCCCTCACCGGAACCAAGTCGATGACTGGGCACCTGCTCGGCGCCGCTGGCGCGCTGGAAACCGTGATCGCAATCCAGACCGTGCACCACCGCACTATTCCGGCCACCATCAACCTGGACGAACGCGACGAGCAGTTCGCTGACTTGGACATCGTTCACGGTGAGCCTCGCGCGCTGCCCGATGGTGACGTCGCCGTGCTGAACAACTCCTTCGGCTTCGGCGGTCACAACATCGCGGTCGTGGTCAAGAACGTCTGA
- a CDS encoding acyl carrier protein, producing MAQSDAEILSGLADIINEETGLEQDLVQPDKSFTEDLDIDSLSMMTVVVNAEEKFDVRIPDDEVKNLTTVGDAVTYIKNAQG from the coding sequence ATGGCGCAGAGTGACGCCGAGATCCTGAGCGGCCTCGCCGACATCATCAACGAAGAGACCGGTCTGGAGCAGGACCTCGTTCAGCCGGACAAGTCCTTCACCGAAGACCTCGACATCGACTCCCTGTCGATGATGACGGTCGTCGTGAACGCTGAAGAGAAGTTCGACGTCCGTATCCCCGACGACGAGGTCAAGAACCTCACCACCGTCGGCGACGCGGTCACCTACATCAAGAACGCCCAGGGCTGA
- a CDS encoding beta-ketoacyl-ACP synthase III — MSHSPKGTGSLVSTEGTRHTRISGVGGYRPERVVTNAEVCTWIDSTDEWIRERSGVVSRRFAAKDETVVDMALEAAGPALEMAGITADQLGAVVCATVTHGYRTPAAAPLIALRLGANGIPAFDVGAACAGYCYAISIASDMVRGGSADHVLVVGTDRLSEATNHHDRGSAFIFGDGAGAAVVSSSDVPGIGPTVWGSDGEKWDAIRQRLSWTEIQDRSERELAGEPQDWSDAGAEDARSASTLIMSGQSVFRWAVWSMAPVAQQAIDQAGITADDLDAFIPHQANMRIIDAMVKQLKLPADIPVARDIAETGNTSAASVPLATERMLREGEVPHGGLALQIGFGAGLAYAAQVIRLP, encoded by the coding sequence ATGTCTCACTCCCCCAAAGGAACAGGCTCTCTGGTCAGCACGGAAGGCACCCGCCACACACGCATCAGCGGCGTTGGCGGGTACCGCCCCGAGCGAGTGGTCACCAACGCGGAGGTCTGCACCTGGATCGACTCCACCGACGAGTGGATCCGGGAGCGTTCCGGGGTGGTCAGCCGGCGTTTTGCCGCCAAGGACGAAACCGTGGTCGACATGGCTCTGGAAGCAGCGGGCCCGGCCCTGGAGATGGCAGGGATCACCGCCGATCAACTCGGCGCCGTGGTCTGCGCGACAGTGACCCATGGCTACCGCACGCCCGCCGCTGCGCCCTTAATCGCGCTCCGGCTCGGCGCAAACGGCATCCCTGCCTTTGATGTCGGGGCTGCCTGCGCCGGCTACTGCTACGCGATCTCTATTGCCTCGGACATGGTCCGCGGGGGGTCAGCCGACCACGTTCTCGTCGTGGGCACTGACAGGCTTTCGGAGGCCACCAACCACCACGACCGAGGCAGCGCCTTCATCTTCGGCGATGGCGCAGGTGCTGCTGTCGTGAGCTCATCCGACGTACCCGGCATCGGGCCCACAGTGTGGGGCTCCGACGGCGAGAAGTGGGACGCCATCCGCCAGCGCCTGAGCTGGACAGAAATCCAGGATCGCAGTGAGCGCGAACTCGCAGGCGAGCCGCAAGACTGGTCGGATGCTGGCGCCGAGGATGCTCGATCCGCCAGCACGTTGATCATGTCCGGCCAGTCTGTGTTCCGCTGGGCGGTGTGGAGCATGGCCCCGGTCGCCCAGCAGGCCATCGATCAGGCTGGCATCACCGCGGACGACCTGGACGCGTTCATCCCCCATCAGGCCAACATGCGAATCATCGACGCGATGGTCAAGCAGCTCAAACTGCCCGCGGACATTCCCGTCGCTCGCGATATCGCCGAGACGGGAAACACCTCCGCAGCCTCCGTACCACTTGCCACCGAGCGCATGCTGCGCGAGGGTGAGGTTCCACATGGTGGGCTCGCCCTGCAGATCGGCTTCGGCGCGGGCCTGGCGTACGCCGCTCAGGTCATCCGATTGCCATGA